A region of Paraburkholderia sp. BL23I1N1 DNA encodes the following proteins:
- a CDS encoding formylglycine-generating enzyme family protein produces the protein MIALPAGAFSMGSSTDDPSEKPVHHVTIGAPFAIGKYEVSVEQWNACVAANACQKLTPDSNTNKAEPARDLSWDDAQQYVKWLSKTTGKPYRLPTEAEWEYADRGGTTTAYWWGDQMRKGNANCKDCGDPWHKEGPETAGSFAPNPVGLYDMNGSVWEWVADCWHNSYQGAPADGHAWDSPGCDMRVIRGGSWREGASYMLSATRFKYSASVRQSQDGFRVVKDLK, from the coding sequence ATGATCGCGTTGCCTGCGGGCGCGTTCTCGATGGGCAGTAGCACCGACGACCCCTCCGAGAAACCTGTTCATCACGTGACCATCGGCGCGCCGTTCGCGATCGGCAAATACGAGGTGAGCGTCGAGCAATGGAACGCGTGCGTCGCCGCGAACGCCTGCCAGAAACTGACGCCCGACAGCAATACGAACAAAGCTGAGCCTGCACGCGACCTCAGTTGGGACGACGCGCAACAGTACGTGAAATGGCTCAGTAAAACGACCGGCAAACCGTACCGCCTTCCCACCGAAGCCGAATGGGAATATGCGGACCGTGGCGGCACCACGACGGCTTACTGGTGGGGCGATCAGATGCGCAAGGGCAACGCCAATTGCAAGGACTGCGGCGATCCCTGGCATAAGGAAGGACCCGAGACTGCCGGCTCCTTCGCACCGAACCCGGTCGGTTTGTACGACATGAACGGCAGCGTCTGGGAGTGGGTCGCCGACTGCTGGCACAACTCCTATCAGGGCGCGCCCGCCGACGGCCACGCGTGGGACAGTCCCGGCTGCGACATGCGGGTGATTCGCGGCGGTTCGTGGCGCGAAGGCGCAAGCTACATGCTGAGCGCGACGCGCTTCAAATACAGTGCGAGCGTGCGCCAGTCGCAGGATGGCTTCAGGGTGGTCAAGGATTTGAAGTGA
- a CDS encoding DUF4399 domain-containing protein — protein sequence MRRTLTPGVLAIRHGPKPMLAAFRTVWYASLFLLLGIASLPDAALAEQTPSPPGAEEYIIWPSDGAVIHGGKLWVRMGLRNMGVCPKGVAVPNTGHHHLLIDTDLPPLDQEIPSDRNHLHFGAGETDARIELPPGKHTLQLILGDHNHVPHVPPVYSKKITITVLKD from the coding sequence ATGCGAAGAACCCTCACACCCGGCGTGCTCGCTATCCGTCATGGACCGAAGCCGATGCTGGCAGCGTTCCGCACCGTCTGGTACGCCTCGCTCTTCCTTCTGCTCGGTATCGCGTCACTGCCTGACGCCGCGCTTGCCGAACAAACGCCTTCGCCGCCCGGGGCCGAGGAATACATCATTTGGCCGTCGGATGGCGCGGTGATTCACGGCGGCAAGCTGTGGGTCCGTATGGGTCTGCGCAACATGGGCGTCTGCCCGAAGGGCGTGGCGGTCCCGAACACCGGGCATCACCATCTGTTGATCGACACCGACCTGCCGCCGCTCGACCAGGAGATTCCGTCTGATCGCAATCACCTGCATTTCGGTGCGGGCGAGACCGACGCGCGCATCGAGTTGCCGCCGGGCAAGCACACCTTGCAGCTCATTCTCGGCGACCATAACCACGTGCCTCACGTGCCGCCGGTGTACTCGAAGAAAATCACCATCACCGTACTAAAAGACTAG
- a CDS encoding DUF4399 domain-containing protein → MYRIIALVALATLASLASPNFALAGTTPSPAGAHLYIGYPNDGQVVPANKPFRVWFGLRYMGVAPKGVKYPNTGHHHLLIDTDLPPMDQEIPSDRNHLHFGAGETETMIELPPGKHTLQLLLGDDMHMPHNPPVYSKKITVIAR, encoded by the coding sequence ATGTACAGAATCATCGCGCTCGTGGCACTGGCGACATTGGCGTCACTGGCCTCGCCGAATTTTGCCCTCGCCGGCACGACGCCCTCGCCGGCCGGCGCCCACCTCTATATCGGCTATCCAAACGACGGGCAGGTCGTGCCGGCCAATAAACCGTTCCGGGTGTGGTTCGGCTTGCGCTATATGGGCGTGGCGCCGAAAGGCGTCAAGTATCCGAACACGGGGCACCACCATCTGCTGATCGATACCGATCTGCCGCCGATGGACCAGGAAATTCCCTCGGACCGCAACCATCTGCATTTCGGCGCGGGTGAAACGGAAACCATGATTGAACTGCCGCCCGGCAAGCACACGTTGCAACTGCTGTTGGGCGACGATATGCATATGCCGCACAATCCGCCGGTGTACTCGAAGAAGATCACCGTCATTGCGCGTTGA